Proteins encoded within one genomic window of Episyrphus balteatus chromosome 1, idEpiBalt1.1, whole genome shotgun sequence:
- the LOC129906983 gene encoding transcription factor ces-2 isoform X2 codes for MSSKIEGLDFRKDSDEVTDVQNYYSIMKDTNNFSHNSPLKSPSISIDKELQPQPPDIFNQNIGSMFPQKLTENDKLPIALQPVLNIVSSTGSCSSQEYDYGPTTDYPLTELNRSGVFSSFLQRRPRGEKRPIPDEQKDEKYYERRKRNNEAAKKSRDARKIREDRIAFRAALLEQENSILRAQIAALRNELHSVREMFSNGPASRQS; via the coding sequence ATGTTCAAAACTACTACAGCATAATGAAAGACACAAACAATTTCTCACACAACAGTCCCTTGAAGTCACCTTCGATATCAATTGACAAGGAATTGCAACCTCAACCACCTGATATATTCAATCAAAATATAGGTTCAATGTTTCCGCAGAAATTGacagaaaatgacaaattgCCGATTGCATTACAGCCCGTTTTGAACATTGTCTCTAGCACAGGGAGCTGCTCCTCTCAAGAATATGATTATGGACCAACAACAGACTATCCTCTGACTGAATTGAATCGTTCAGGTGTATTTTCTTCATTCTTACAACGGAGACCACGAGGTGAAAAAAGACCAATACCAGACGAACAAAAAGATGAAAAATACTATGAGCGTCGAAAACGCAATAATGAAGCAGCAAAGAAATCACGTGACGCTCGAAAAATACGTGAAGACAGAATAGCTTTTCGGGCCGCACTATTGGAACAGGAAAATTCAATTCTACGAGCACAAATAGCTGCCTTAAGGAATGAGCTGCATTCTGTACGTGAAATGTTTTCTAATGGACCAGCCAGCAGGCAATCTTAA
- the LOC129906983 gene encoding transcription factor ces-2 isoform X3 — translation MKDTNNFSHNSPLKSPSISIDKELQPQPPDIFNQNIGSMFPQKLTENDKLPIALQPVLNIVSSTGSCSSQEYDYGPTTDYPLTELNRSGVFSSFLQRRPRGEKRPIPDEQKDEKYYERRKRNNEAAKKSRDARKIREDRIAFRAALLEQENSILRAQIAALRNELHSVREMFSNGPASRQS, via the coding sequence ATGAAAGACACAAACAATTTCTCACACAACAGTCCCTTGAAGTCACCTTCGATATCAATTGACAAGGAATTGCAACCTCAACCACCTGATATATTCAATCAAAATATAGGTTCAATGTTTCCGCAGAAATTGacagaaaatgacaaattgCCGATTGCATTACAGCCCGTTTTGAACATTGTCTCTAGCACAGGGAGCTGCTCCTCTCAAGAATATGATTATGGACCAACAACAGACTATCCTCTGACTGAATTGAATCGTTCAGGTGTATTTTCTTCATTCTTACAACGGAGACCACGAGGTGAAAAAAGACCAATACCAGACGAACAAAAAGATGAAAAATACTATGAGCGTCGAAAACGCAATAATGAAGCAGCAAAGAAATCACGTGACGCTCGAAAAATACGTGAAGACAGAATAGCTTTTCGGGCCGCACTATTGGAACAGGAAAATTCAATTCTACGAGCACAAATAGCTGCCTTAAGGAATGAGCTGCATTCTGTACGTGAAATGTTTTCTAATGGACCAGCCAGCAGGCAATCTTAA